The genomic window AGGGCAGGTGAGGGTGAGCCTGAGCCGCCACACGGCTCTGGCAGGGTCTGGGCTCCCGGCAGAGGGAGCAGCCGGCGCAGAGGCCCTGGGCGGGAGGTGGTCAGAGGTACGGGCCGACCCCGGGGCCGGGGCACAGTGCTCTCTGCCTGGCTGTCCCCTGAGGGCCACTCGTGCTGATGAGCCCCTGCCCGTCTCCCACAGGCTCTGCCCTGCGCCCTTGGGCTTGGGACGCTGCTGGCCCTGCCGGGAGCCATGGGCTCAGGGGGCAGCGAGGACGGCCTGGGCTCCGGCTCTAACTCTGTCACCGtggtcctgctgctgctgctgctgctgctgctgctcaccggcctggccctggcctggcaccGCCTCAGCCGCGACTCCGGCGGCTACTACCACCCCTACCGCCTGGGCGCTGCGCTGTGGGGCCGCACCCGCCGCCTGCTCCAGGCCAGCCCCCCGGGCCGCTGGCTTCAGGCCCGGGCTGAGACGGGGTCACGGGACACCGACCCAGAGCAGCCGGAGGACCAGCGGGACGCCGAGGACGCCGAGGACGCCGAGGACGCCATCGGCGCTGAGCCCTGGGAAGCCGGGCAGCGGCGCGGAACGGGGTCCCGCCCAGAGCAGCCCCCCGAGCTGGCGGAGGAAGCCCACGACAGTGACACCGAGGGGGGCCTGGCCCTCGGCTCCCAGGGGCCGGCGTGCGCCGGGGGCAGCGCGGAGGCTCTGCTGAGTGACCTGCACGCCTTTTCGGGTAGCGCGGCCTGGGACGACAGCGCTGGCGCAGCCGGGGGCCAGGGCCTCCACGTCACGGCGCTGTAGGGGCCAGCCTCGGTGTCCCACCCGACACAGCCCCTCTCCTGTGCTCTGCTCCCCAAGCCGCCGCGCGGCCATCTCCACCCCCACTGCCACCTCCCCCAGTCCCCAAGGCGCCAGGCAACCTCGAAATAAACCGCTCCAGCCCCACGGTGCTCTGCTCCTGTGGCAGCCCCGCCCTGCCAGACAGGATtctcccggcccggcccccgccccccccacccccccacccaccccgggtTCAGCAGAGGAGCCAGCGGGGGCCATGATCCAATCCTTTAATTCTCCaagggcacggggtgggggcagggcgccTGCAGCCCCGGTGCTCATGATTTGATTCCGGGGCACAGCACCCCCCAGCTGGGACCCCCCCTCACACCCATCCCCCGGGTACATCCCAGAAAGTGGCCCGGAGGGGCCCCCCACGGCTGCCCGCACCCCCGCCCAGCCCCTAGTGCCCAGGCCGCCCACGGCCCCTCTTAGACTTCCTGGTCCCGGAGGCGGGGCGGATGGGGAGGGGGGCCGTGCTGGAGGGCGGCGGTGgtggaggcagcagtggagggagaggtggctctgtgggctctggcaggccggggctgggccgaaACCCCTCAAATGGGGAGAACTTGAGGGGGCTGcgggggaaaccgaggcagagtCAGAGCCCCCAGGTACGTGGCTGTCGGCCCAACCCTCCCATCGGGCGTGTGCAGGGCGAGGGGTGTCCAGGAGAGGTGGGTCAGAGCCGGCCTCTCCCGCCCAGCCACACGCTGCGCCCCGTCCCCGGTACCTGATGGGGGTCCGGGGGCTGCTGTTGAGGCGCCTGGGGGAGCGCAGCTTGGGCTGGGAGGAAAAGCCCTCCTTGATGCTGTCCAGGACGGAGGGCGCCACGTACGTGAAGCCCTGCGGAAGGCACGGCCGGGTCCGGCTCAGCACTCAGCCACTGCTCGCtatgccctgccccgccctgccccgccccggcccggcccggccccgagCCCCTGGGCCCTCACCAGGAAGGCCTGGTTGGCGCTCTCACTGAGGGCTGTGTCGTCCGGGCTGTCCACGGGTGTCTGCTTTGTGAAGCGGACGTCGAACTGGCTCACGTCCTCCTCGGACTGCTGTGGGCGcgcaggcgggggcggggtcagggGGCAGCTGAGGTGCGGGTCCTGCACCTGCCGCCCGCCCGCGGTGGGCCCCCACTCACCAGACAGGGCCTGAAGGGGGGGTCCACACGGCGGGCCAGGAGGTCATCCCAATTGACGTGCCGGAAGAAGGGGTGCctctgcggggtgggggtgcccaGACGTGACCACGGCTGCCTACgggctccccactcccaccccgggCGACACACTCTGCCCTCGGGGCCGCTCCCAGACGCACCTGCACATCGGCAGCGTCCGCGGGCCCACCCCCGATCCGCTGGCTGGGATTCTTCTTCAGAAACTgcgggagcagggcagagggtaCGGGCGGGGGTGTGcgtggcaggggaggggtgcgAGGGGACGAGGGCCAGCGCCTCCGCCCCTGACCCCCGAGGACTTGCGGGCCGGGTCCGCAGGCGCCAGCCCAGGGCGCTTCCACGAGGCTCCGGCTCCAAGTGCCCACCGAGcgccgctcccccccccccccccgcacccctCTCTGATGAGCTCAGCGTGACCGCTCTCCCGGGGACCTGGACACGGGGCCTGTCCGGGCGCAGCACCCCGCGGCTGAGCCCGCCCTCGTGGAGACAGCGGGCGGCCGGGCTGGGCGCAGGCTGGAGGGGCCCACCTTCTTCACGAGGTCCCGGGCGTCCGGGGTGAGGTAGGGGGGCAGCACCAGCTTCCCCTTCATGATCTTGTCCATGGTTTTCTTCCGGTTCTCTGCAGTGaagggaggctggaggaggcGGGAGGTGAGAGGAGCCTCAGGGGCCTCCCCCAGGTGCTGCCCTGCCCCGGGAGGGGTCTcccgcacccctgcccccgcccgaGGAGGCGGGACTTGCCGATCCAGTGAGCATGTCATACATCAGCGCCCCCAGGCTCCACCAGTCCACTGCCCGGTTGTGGCCACTGCGCACCAGGATCTCgggggccctgggggccaggCACACCGGTCAGTGCCGCCAGGCCCTTCCTGGCCACCCCGCCCCCCCAATCCCTCGACCAGCCGGGGGCCCCTTACATGTACTCGATGGTGCCGCAGAAGGTGTGGGTGACGGCACCCTCGTGAATGGACTCCTTGCACAGCCCGAAGTCTGTCAATTTGATGTGGCCTGTGGGAGAACGTTCCGGGGGTCAGGGCCGACCTTGGGCCGACCCTGGCCTCCCCGACCCGCCACGCCCCCGCGCCGCACCCTGGCtgctcagcataatgttttcaggcTTCAAGTCCCGGTAGATGATGCCTTGGGCGTGGAGGTGGCCCAGGGCCAGTGTGATCTCGGCCAGGTAGAAGCTGCAGAGACAGGACAAGGTGACGGCAGGCCCGGGGCTCCCGGGGTCGCCTGCGGAGGGGGCGGGAGCGACACCCACCAGGCCGTGTCCTCCAGGAAGATGCCCTCCCGCTCCAGCTGCGTGAAGAGCTCGCCACCTGCGACACAAAGTTGTCAGCAGCCgcagctgggccccagccccgTCGCTCTCCGAGTCTCCGTCACTTCTCGGGGGACGCGGGGCTCGGAAATCCCGCCCTACCTGCCTCACAGAGCTGCCGTGGGCATTCGGTTCAATTCAGCAAACATCTACCGATGCCTACGCCGTGCCCGGCCCGGTGCTGGGCGTAGCTGGGGCAGAGATGGGGAGACCCTGCCACTGCCCTCGGGCCGTGCATTCTAACGGAAAGACAGACCGGACAGCGACCCCAGAGCCCCCCGAGTCTCAGACACAGTCCcgacaggacaggacagagaaGGCGGCAGCGAGGGGACGGAGCGCAgagcgaggcggcggcggcggcgggagaaGCCGGCCCAGGCCACGTCCTGGCGAGCGGGGCTTCGTCTGGGCCGTTAGAGCCGGTAGCTGGGAGCAGAAGACAGAGAGGAGTCGCGTTCTAGGAAGAGGGCCCAGCGGcggctggaggagatgccagagAGCGGGTGAGCCGGGGCCTGGGCCCAGGGGCGAGACGGCtacgcccccgccgcccccgccggggCCAAGCAGCTGACCGGACGCGGGGAAGGAGCAGATGCCGACAAAGCCGCCCTCTGGCCTCCAACACAGACCCCCCAGCCCACGGCCCACCCCGACACGGGGAGGGCCGCGCCAGCTGCTGCTAGACGTTTACTGAATGAACGaaggggcgggggcgcgggggtcAACCGCTCACCTCACCCCCCAAGGCCCCGCCCCTGGCTCCTCGGGTGCCCCCCGCCACGCCCGTACCACTGAGGCACTCGAGAATGAGGTACAGTTTGCCGCCCGTCTGGAAGGCGTAGGCCAGCTCCACGATGAAGGGGTGCTTCACGGACTCCAGGATGTTGCGCTCGGCGCGCGTGTGCGCCGTGTCCTTGGCGTTGCGCACAATCTTGGCCTGGAgacgcggggtggggggggcgggtaAAGGCGGGGCTCCCTCCAGCCACCAGCCGGGGTCACTCACTGGGTTTCTCCAGCGCTGTCAGCATTGACCTCTGACCTCCGCACCACCACTGGACAAGGCCTGTCCTGCGCCTCAGGGcgtccccggccccgcccacaccccctccccagaCACCAAGTGCCGACCCACGGCGGCCCcacgcacccccaccccccgccccgggctgcGGCCCcacgcacccccaccccccgccccgggctggCACCGCCGAAGCACGGCGGCCCcacgcacccccaccccccgccccgggctgcGGCCCcacgcacccccaccccccgcccgggGCTGGCACCGCCGGCCTCACCTTCCTCAAGACCTTCATGGCGTAGATCTTGCCCAGGTTGCTGCCTTGCACCTTCCGCACCTGGAACACCTgtagggggggggggggacgggatcagcttccctgccccaccccggcaGGACCGGGCGGCCTAGGCCCACCCTAGGGCGGGGCGGGTGAGagggccggcccctccctcctccctgtcccccgcCCTGAATCCCATCACAGGTGCCGCCTGCCTCGCAggtctgctctgtcccagggcTGTGCCGGAAGCGGCCGGGCGGCGGGGGCGCGCGCGCGGGGTGGGGGCGTACCTTGCCATAGCCCCCCTTGCCCAGCACACGGAGCAGCTCGAAGCAGTGGGGGCCGATGCGCTCGGGGCCCGGGTTCACACTGGTCTCGGTCAGCTCCACCTCCTCATAGTGTCCCCCGGGCCTGCGGGCGTACAAGTGAGTGGGGGGAGCGCCTCCTCActcgcccccaccccccaacacgaCCCGCACTCACTCCAGGCCAGCAGCCCTCAGCTCGGCGAGCGGGCACACGTCCTGTGAGAGACCGAGGGGTAAGGgcgagccaggggccaggtgcctccCGCCGCCCCCCGAGCTGGGCTGCTCGGCGCAGAGAAGGGGGTCCGGACCGGGGAGGGGACGCCGAGGGGCGAAGGGCGCatcggggaaggggctggggcccGGAGGGAGCCGGGGTGGGCGCGGGGATCTGAGAAGGATCGGGAGCGGCAGGGGTCAGAGCCCTCCGGCCCGGGGTGGCAGCAGCTCCGGGGTCTCACTCACCGCGGGACTGAACTCTggctcgccctcgccctcgctgCCTTCCTCCGTCTCCAAGTCCAAGTCAAACACGGCCGCCATGGCCGCGCCGGCCCCGCGGGCCCCTCCGGCCCCGCACCTGCCGCGCTCTGACTGacaggccggggccggggccggacGTCATCACTCCGCGACAGCGGCCGCGCGCGCGCGAATGACGCGCAGAGGCTTTGCCCTCTCTGGGGCAAGCCGCAAAGCCGGGTCAGGAGGAAAGATGGCGTCCGCGCAAGGCCTCTCGGGAGTTGTAGTCCAGGAGTGGCGGAGCTCCCTCCTTAGCGCTTCCGGGACCCGCACTGGCGAGGAGCGACCTGCAAGGCTCCCTTGTGGGCTCCGGGGGGAGTTGGAGCTTGGACGGGGCGCAGTAGGAAGTGCATGCAGATGTGAGTTTCAGTGCAATCTGTTGGAGCCGCGCCCTGCTGGGCTGGCTGGGTGGCCGGGGGCAGGTTGCGACCCCTCTGCTCGCCCCTGAAAGAGGGGCGGCTGCGTCAGGCTCTCCCTGAGGCGACTCGGCCGGGCGCCCCTGCGGACCAGACTTTTAGGGCGTGAGCAGCGCGCTGCTGCTCCGGTCGGTGCCAGCCTCCCGCCCCAGCGCGCCCAGGGCTAGCTGGTCCACCCGAGCATCCTGGCTTTGTGCCGTCGGAGGCACACTCGGTGATTCAGCTGCTCGCCGCCGACAGGCGCTTTAGACAGCTTCGCTGAAACAATGAATGAGTGGGCACCCAGGCCGCTCAGGGAGTCTAGACTGGGCCTGCATTCGTGCGGGGTGgagctctgggggaggggggccgaGCGGGCCTGGAGAGTGGGTTCTGGCCATTAGGACCCGCCTGGAGGTGCCTCCCACTTGCACAGGGGAGCCTGGGGATGGGTTGAGATGGTCAGAACCGCAGGGTCTCCAGGCTGGCACACGCTGGCGCTCATCTGGTTGCATAGGGCCCCCGGTTGTAATTCCACCAAAGAAAAC from Oryctolagus cuniculus chromosome 1, mOryCun1.1, whole genome shotgun sequence includes these protein-coding regions:
- the PTPRCAP gene encoding protein tyrosine phosphatase receptor type C-associated protein, whose amino-acid sequence is MALPCALGLGTLLALPGAMGSGGSEDGLGSGSNSVTVVLLLLLLLLLLTGLALAWHRLSRDSGGYYHPYRLGAALWGRTRRLLQASPPGRWLQARAETGSRDTDPEQPEDQRDAEDAEDAEDAIGAEPWEAGQRRGTGSRPEQPPELAEEAHDSDTEGGLALGSQGPACAGGSAEALLSDLHAFSGSAAWDDSAGAAGGQGLHVTAL
- the RPS6KB2 gene encoding ribosomal protein S6 kinase beta-2 yields the protein MAAVFDLDLETEEGSEGEGEPEFSPADVCPLAELRAAGLEPGGHYEEVELTETSVNPGPERIGPHCFELLRVLGKGGYGKVFQVRKVQGSNLGKIYAMKVLRKAKIVRNAKDTAHTRAERNILESVKHPFIVELAYAFQTGGKLYLILECLSGGELFTQLEREGIFLEDTACFYLAEITLALGHLHAQGIIYRDLKPENIMLSSQGHIKLTDFGLCKESIHEGAVTHTFCGTIEYMAPEILVRSGHNRAVDWWSLGALMYDMLTGSPPFTAENRKKTMDKIMKGKLVLPPYLTPDARDLVKKFLKKNPSQRIGGGPADAADVQRHPFFRHVNWDDLLARRVDPPFRPCLQSEEDVSQFDVRFTKQTPVDSPDDTALSESANQAFLGFTYVAPSVLDSIKEGFSSQPKLRSPRRLNSSPRTPISPLKFSPFEGFRPSPGLPEPTEPPLPPLLPPPPPPSSTAPLPIRPASGTRKSKRGRGRPGH